DNA from Triticum aestivum cultivar Chinese Spring chromosome 7D, IWGSC CS RefSeq v2.1, whole genome shotgun sequence:
gcgcctcgtccacccccttccccctatatatagtgagggagagagagggcagccgcaccccttgcctggcgcagccctctcctcctccaactcctcctcctcctccgtagtgcttagcgaagctctgccggagaaccacgagctccattgccaccacgccgtcgtgctgctggagttctccctcaacttctcctctccccttgctggatcaagaaggaggagacgtccccgggctgtacgtatgttgaatgcggaggcgccgtccgttcggcgctagaccggatcttccgcgatttgaatcgccgcgagtacaactccatcaaccgcgttcttgtgacgcttccgcttagcgatcttcaagagtatgcactccctctctctcgttgctagcatctcctagattgattttggtgaaacataggaaaattttgaattgttgctacgttccccaacaataattgCCACGatgccgccgcgaggctagttctagcagcaacGCGCTAATATGACGAGCGCTACTACTAGGGaccatagtagtagcgcatttacacaataaccgctaccgctaagtttactaaaaaatttagtcccacctcgctttgtgaagagagtttgtaccaccttaaatatactacttctcaaactatcacaaccacttggtcttcattgaactctatgtgtagaatttgtggccgcaatatgagtcttcaccagttcctaaactggtgaggactcatattgacaaatcagattgtacacaaaaagatcattgatgatcaatgtatttttgatgtctatttttacatgctgacacattgCAGTAGCGCGctctttgtgaaaggcgctactgctaggtagtttagcagtagcgccttttgatatagcacgctactgctaagccattccatctcccccactctcggacctatccgatccactcacactcacactcactcgatctcgcCCTCAACCCccacgccggtcctcccccgtcacccctcctccgatctgcgccgccgccacctcctcctcctcgctggactcggtaccagcctcctcctccgtcctccctctagtCGTCGCTGGCCGgtccctcctcgctccgccttcctcctccgtcctccctccactcgccaccggctggcccctcctcgctccgtcttcctcctccgtcctactctcttctccctcctcgagtcgcccctccttctccctcctccatcctccatcTAGTTGGATTTAGTTAATTTAGTTGGTTTAGTAtgtagttgatttagaacatcttgatttagttgatttagtaggctagttgatttagaacattttgatttagttgatttagtatgctagtggatttagtaggctagttgatttagtatgcaccattttattgttatttttctgtacatggataggtagatgctttttCTTTGTAATAAgatattttttggcaaaatgtaggtgccaatttagttaaatttgccacttgttttttaatcaattatcttaggcaataggggccaaatgagatgaaatgtcttggtaggtggtacccttatttggtacatatttgtgaaaagttttttcggcaataggtgccaccgaaatgctttgtccataaaattgcttcttgtggaagaaccaaaaatatcacatgctactgtttttctttcctatgaagtgaatcgttaatcctttgctcatattgctttaggaaaatggcgccaccaccaccaccactatgtcgactgtgcaagtcaaggtgcgccagcagccttgcaaccggcaagctattcggcatctacttccagccgagttttcgtcatgcggcggtaagaaattagatgaaatgtgaggttgaaatttttagtgttggcattcctgcattgtgtcattttgctttttttacacagatcgtcccatgcaatgtgaggttaaaattcaacaagctgacaggagacactgtgacatttgaggctcctggggggccgtacactatggaggtcgagaaaggacgcaatatgtcgcagattggaggagatggatgggcccgtttgcttgcccacatgcgtcttactggtggtgagttgatcagcttctctttcagagcagaaagacccaagctggctgtcatttatctcaacctggtggaagatgacgaagatgatgaagatgatgaagataatgaggacccactcgatgaagatgatgagaacccacttcatgaagccatcatagctcaaagaatgaggctgagcgaggaggaggtgtgcaacctatgggacataattccgccacatgatgactttgtcggggtgccattcatgacccgcctgacaagtaccatggtcgatcggcatgaaatggtatgttatacgtattgtctgtagtaatttgatgatatatatatatatatatatatatatatatatatatatatatatatatatgctttattgttatacttacaaatgcaaattattcgatgatatgcttagtgaatccgatgatatgcttagtgtagagtccaatgatatactttgtggaatctagtcgatgatatgctttagtgtagagtctgatcacatgctcttattagtgtagaatccaaggaactattaatagtgtagataatccatatatacttattagtagaattcatgattagttagtacaaatgcgtagtactgtgtcttttgatagtgtagaaatctagacttaatagaaatatatttgcaagagtatgtgcgaggctatttattaattgatatgtttttcttattcagaaattgccaaagaacctatctgtgagttgtggtatcgagcctgatgaagaaggctcagttggactacgccttaccgcaaggggctccgtcaccacctgtactcaccgcatggacacagacggtcgcacacacttgaactcggttgggtggaagagattcctcgttggcaagaatcttcgtgttggacaggtcatcctaattactatcaggaacacccaccgcccaggcttgagaatgatgatcgtcgtcgatatcatctagaactacatatgtgtgtgtgtggctatatcatctagaactacatatgatggtcgtcgacgatatcatgtagaactacatatgatgatcgtcgtcgatattacctagaactacatatgatgatcgtcgtcgatatcaccttgtactgcttgaggatgcatgttgagtatatatgaaattattatctagtactccctccgttccaaattactcgtcgtggttttagttcaaatttgaactaaaaccacgccgagtaatttggaaccaagggagtactacctagtacctataatgctttataaaattgatatctagtagtaactagtatctggaaattgctgtttattgaagctgaaacggggtaggaagctGGGGTAGCAGTAGCGCGAGGtcaggaaatcgctacagctaattaatagtagcgcgttccggaAAAGCGTTGCTGATACAGtccatagtagtagcgcgagtacagaccacgctactactaacagttagttgtagcgccttattggtagcgcggctgcccgtgctgctgatagcctcaaaacccgcgctactactagggttttccctagtagtgaaaggcTATTTTTTTAAAGTAGTATATAGAGATAAATGGAGTCAGCTGTAAAATCAgactctgtcctttttctcctctaACCCTATGCGGTTAGGGCAAACTCATCCCTCTAGACTTCATCAGCGAGCCCATGAATTCACCTCCCTTCTACTTGTCACTTCGGGGTATACCCTGTGATTGCTGGAACCGGCGACCACGGCAATTTTTTTGTTGGAACCGGCTACCACGgcaattttttgctggaaccggcacaACAGTTTTGGCGTCGGCGAACTGCAACACTTTTTTTTGCTATAAGACGGAGACGACGTGCTGGCACTAGGGCAAGATGGCAAGCTGCAACCACGTCCTCTGGTTTTTTTGCTGGAAACATAGCTACTCGGGTGCGAGAGCGGCGAGGGGCGAGGATCGCCGAGCGGCAGAGATCCGGCGAGCTTCGACGCCGGTCATGTCGCTTGTCCATGGAGCTCCTGACAGTTAAAATGTTTGGATCGTACGCGTGTGATGCAACCGAGCCGAAAGTTTGGGCCCGCTGGCCGGCCGGTCCCTAGCGCTGGCCTTGTTCACGTGACAATTATCGAGACGCGTACCTACGGTTTCGAGTTTCAGGTCTCATTTGAAGGATTTTTTAGACGAAGAAGACTGAGGCAAGAGGGACAGAGCTGCAACAGATTCGTGTGGTGACTCAACCAATGCTTTCCGTGAGCGTGTTCCAATAAAATGGCCCGTGCAATTACAGAGCATGTGTGAGTTTGGTGCATGGCTTGTGTCTAGCCCAGTTTGGAGAGGTGCATGCTTTCTCTACAAATTATGCATTCCTTCGTTTCAAGTTCCTGCATTTCAAACGTTCCATTTATCTCATATCCTCTACTTTTTCTCTGTTTTACACCTGCATTCCTATAGTCTTTCTGTATTTCTTTTTCTATTCCTGTGTTTTTTCCAATCCTGTGAAACAAACGATGTGAACTCGCGTACACTGGAAAACAGGTTTCCTTTATTCCACACGAGAGAAACCAAATCGATATAAGGTGGCAACATTATCAGATAGATATATGGAATTCAAATTCAGAACGAGTTGATGAGAGCAACCAAATCACTGAGATGCGTGTGGGACGACCCACGCTCGTTGATGCCATCCTCCGCGGCCATCTTCAGCCCCTTCATCCTCTCCCTGATCTCCCGCCCCTCTCCGCTCTCCATCATCCTCTCAATGGCGGCCTTGATCCTCCCTCTCTCCAGCCGGTGCGAGCCGTCGACCTCCACGCCCACCCTCCAGACGTCGGCCACGTACCTGGCGTTGCCGTACTGGTCGCCGTGCAGCGGGTGGCAGATCATCGGCACGCCCTCCGCGATCGCCTCCACCGTGGAGTTCCAGCCGCTGTGGGTGAAGAAGGCGCCCACCGCCGGGTGCGCCAGCACCTCCTCCTGCGGCGCCCAGCTCACGATCATGCCGCGCCCGCGCAGCTCCTCCCCGAGCCCGTCGGGCAGCTCGCCGGACTCGAACCCGCGGATGAGCTTGGGCCGGACGACCCACACGAACGGCCGCTTGCTCAGCGCCAGCCCCCACGCCAGCTCCACGAACTCGTGCGGGTCCATGGCGGCCAGGCTCCCGAAGCTCACGTACAGCACGCTGCCGGGCTTCTGGGTGTCCAGCCAGCCGAGGCATCCGCGGTCCGCCTGCGTCTCGCCCAGGCTGGTGGACTTGGCCGACGGCGCCAGCTTGTGGAGAGGCGCGACGGCGAACACCGGGACCGACAGGTCCTCGCGGATCCGCTCCAGGTTGGCGGCCTCGATGGCGCCCAGGGTGTTGATTATGAGGCCCGAGGACTGCCGCGCCCCGGCGACGCTGTGCCGGAGCAGCTCGGCGAAATCCTCCAGCTTGCTCGTGTCGTGCCGCAGCAGATCCTTCACAAGGTACGGCGGCAGCTCCTCCACCGGATCGTCCTTGCGCGCATCTGCACAGATCCACCACATCGAGCAAACGGTCTCAGCTCGTGATGCATTCCCAGCTCGACCGATAACGAATCCAAGAATTTGTTTGCTGGTCTACAAAAATGGCGAATAGACGAAGGGAAGTCAAGCGAATGCGTCCATCACCTTGCACGGGCAAGTAGGCCTTGTCAATCAAGGTCTGGTACGCCATGTAGACCCGGAAGATGGCGGCGCTGGCGGTCATGATCCCCAGCG
Protein-coding regions in this window:
- the LOC123167683 gene encoding DIMBOA UDP-glucosyltransferase BX8, which produces MAGAGRRRVVFFPFPFLGHFNPVLRLAGALHARGLAVTVFHTEQRVPDPADYPAGYRFVPLPVEVPPELAASEDIARMGMAMNDAAEAPFRDRLAALLAEEAGEDGGVLCVITDVVWYSAQAVARELGVPALGIMTASAAIFRVYMAYQTLIDKAYLPVQDARKDDPVEELPPYLVKDLLRHDTSKLEDFAELLRHSVAGARQSSGLIINTLGAIEAANLERIREDLSVPVFAVAPLHKLAPSAKSTSLGETQADRGCLGWLDTQKPGSVLYVSFGSLAAMDPHEFVELAWGLALSKRPFVWVVRPKLIRGFESGELPDGLGEELRGRGMIVSWAPQEEVLAHPAVGAFFTHSGWNSTVEAIAEGVPMICHPLHGDQYGNARYVADVWRVGVEVDGSHRLERGRIKAAIERMMESGEGREIRERMKGLKMAAEDGINERGSSHTHLSDLVALINSF